One window of the Desulfuromonas acetoxidans DSM 684 genome contains the following:
- a CDS encoding YbgA family protein, which produces MESRIRLGVSSCLLGAKVRFDGGHKRDRYLTDVLGGYVDYVPVCPEVEVGLPIPRPALRLVRDSHQDVRLRFSKGGEDITDKMQCWAHQRVQQLESEQLDGFIFKAKSPSSGMERVKIYPESGGMPDHHGIGMFARIFMEHFPLLPVEEEGRLHDPKLRENFITRIFTMKRLRETLAAGSGYGGMVDFHSRHKLLILAHSEKIYREMGRLVAHGKTLPFETFQDQYRTLLLKAMSLKTTEKKQVNVLQHILGYFKKQLSADEKSEVLEKVEDYRNGLVPLIVPITLLNHYVRKYKQDYLQEQVYLNPHPKELKLLNHV; this is translated from the coding sequence TGGAAAGCCGCATTCGTCTTGGTGTCAGTTCCTGTCTGTTGGGTGCCAAAGTCCGCTTTGACGGCGGCCACAAACGGGATCGCTATCTGACGGACGTGCTTGGTGGCTATGTTGATTACGTGCCGGTGTGTCCGGAAGTCGAGGTCGGACTTCCCATCCCCCGTCCGGCGTTGCGCCTGGTGCGTGATAGCCATCAAGATGTGCGGCTGCGTTTTTCCAAAGGTGGCGAAGATATCACCGATAAAATGCAGTGTTGGGCGCACCAGCGTGTCCAGCAGCTGGAGTCTGAACAACTCGATGGTTTTATCTTCAAGGCCAAATCACCGAGCAGCGGTATGGAGCGGGTTAAAATTTATCCCGAATCTGGTGGTATGCCCGATCATCATGGTATTGGGATGTTCGCGCGGATCTTTATGGAGCACTTTCCCCTGCTGCCGGTCGAGGAGGAGGGCCGTCTGCACGACCCCAAACTGCGTGAAAATTTCATTACGCGGATTTTCACCATGAAACGCTTGCGTGAAACTCTGGCCGCCGGCTCTGGTTATGGGGGAATGGTTGACTTTCACAGCCGTCACAAGTTATTGATTCTCGCCCACAGCGAAAAGATCTACCGCGAAATGGGCCGTCTGGTTGCCCATGGCAAAACTCTGCCTTTTGAGACCTTTCAAGATCAGTATCGCACCTTATTGCTCAAGGCCATGTCTTTGAAGACAACGGAGAAAAAGCAGGTGAACGTTTTGCAGCATATTCTTGGATATTTCAAAAAGCAGTTAAGCGCTGATGAAAAATCTGAAGTGCTGGAAAAAGTAGAGGATTACCGCAATGGCCTGGTTCCGCTGATTGTACCCATCACGTTGCTTAATCATTATGTGCGTAAATATAAACAAGATTATCTGCAGGAGCAGGTTTATCTCAATCCACACCCTAAAGAGTTGAAATTGCTCAACCATGTTTGA